The genome window tttagacttttttaaGGTAACATGATGTTATTTAGTGtcctttcttttcaacatttttcttataaggcaggtttagtggtgatgaacttctccagctttttcttcatgtaagaaaaaaatgttctctcttctcctttgggTATTTATGTAGTCTTGGTGGacccccttttttccctttcagttccTTGAATAGATCATCCTACTCTCTTCTGACCTGCAAGATTTCTGTTAAAATCCGTTgaattctgctgaaaaatccactgatGCTCTTATAGGGGTTTTATTGTATGGGATAAATTGCATGTTTCTTGCTCCTTGAAAGTTCCCTTTGTCTTTACTTTTCAGtgatttgattataatgtgtcttggtgtggatttctttgaagtttttttttttgtttgtttgtttcttgttttttgttttttgtggggggtCAGGGTAGGGATCATTTttgcttcctggatctggatgttcATTTCCTTCTacagatttggggatttttaagcatttttcctttgagaaatcTTTCAGGTCATTTCCCAGCTCTTTTTTGGGGATCCCTATAATGCATATATTGGTCCATCTGATATTGTCTAataattctcttattttctttactatttttcattcttccttttgctACTTTGATGAGtaatttcaaatgactttttaaaaaattctatgatCCTTTCTTTGGAGTGATCTGCTATGCTGTTTTAACCCTCCAGTAAATTTTCCAGTTGGTTATTCTGTTCTTCAGCCACATGACTTCTGCTTGGTATTCTTTAGCGGTTTCTATCTCTTGTTTGAtattctcaattttttctttgtattgttcTCTGACTGCAGTGAACCTTCTTATAACAGCTATTTTGAATTCTATGTCAGGTAAATGATATATTTCCTTTCATTAGGGACAGTTTGTGGAGATTTATATTGTCTGTTTGGGGAAATATTGAGACTCCCTGGGCTTGTGTCTGGACATTAGACAAAATATCTACCTGTCCTAATCTTCATGAACTAGCCTTGCACTAGAGAAGACCCACACAGTAAGCCTGGCCAGATGGGGAGCCTCTTACTTTTTTTGTCATTCCCTCCaactttcctttattctttttgcttCATTCCTTCTGGAGTATGTCAGATCCCATCAgcaccctaaaacaaaacaagcaagacTGAAGTCAGTTCCTCAGGCAGCTCTGTAATAAATTGGGTCATTAGATACATGATTGGAGGAAAAGAGTTTTGTACTGATAGCTGTGTGCTAAGCCAGTGGGATGTGTGTGGTAGGTAGGTGGCTATTGTGATTTCCAACCCAAACTGcagtctctgttttctctcaccTTGTGCAGCTAAACTATGCCATGTTCTGTGTCCCGTCACCTTTCTGAAACATAAAGTACAAGAGCTAGTTTTATGGGTAGCTCCTAAACAACTTGAGGCTTTGGATGTATGGTAcacctctttccttttccagggAGTAGCTAGGAACTGTAGGATTTTTGTCCCAATCACATGTGCTATGCCAACATAGGTTCTATGACAAGAGGTTATCTTTAATTTTCCTAACAGCTTTAATATGTCTGGTTTCAGGCATGCACTGGGTGCCTGACCATCTTAGCCAGTTTCTAGATTTCTTATAAAGGGAATCAGTATGCAAATtgtttttgaattagtgtgtCATGTAGAAAAGTAGAGATTAAGGCTTCCTCCTCCACCATTTTGCAGAATGGGGAATGGGTCTTGGCTATTCCTTGAGGGGAGGTATGATCCCtacagggaagggaaaaattgATCAAATTGTTGAATCCCTAAGGAACTGAAGACAGATTATGGTCCAGGGTGTTTATAGAATCCCCACAGTTTCTGATTACACTTAGAGATTTTCCTTGGGGAAGACACTGAGCAAGATTCTGCCTTGTTTACAACCAAGTACATTATATAATCACACTCACATTATATCTTCTGTGACTTACCAAGTGGCAAAACTGATAATAGTAAAGACTGTTTTTGTCTACTGTTTAAGGGAACTCAAAGTCATAATCAGAAATTATGATCTACAGTTCTAAAAGATTTTCTAGCGTATATCAGCAATTAAGTGTTGGCTGCGTTTTCTTTGAGTTAAAGGAACAAATTTCACAGTCTGAAATTGTCCTTCCATGACAATGGGAGTAATAATGATAAGGAAGCACCAAAGTTTTCTGGCTTAAGGTGGGtgaatttctaaatttcatttttattcatgtcCTCCTTTTTTGAGATGGAAGTCTGAGGATCAAAGATATGTCACTTTCCCCAGTTTTGCAGTCCTGAGTCTCAAGTGAAATTGAGAAAAATCTGCCAGGAGCTGGGAGTATTTAGAGATATTGTAGGTGGTGGTCAAAGAATGCATTCTGTCGGTCATAAAGTTCCTCTCCGTGGGAAAACTCTTGCTACTACAGATTTGTGACTTTGATTCTGTGACATGGAGCAGTAACCTCCTGTAGACTGGTCCCTTGGTTTTGGATTAGAAACAATCTACTTGGTTTCCACCACACCAACTCCAATCTTCATTAAAAGTGGCTCCACGTCTCAGTTTCCAGTTTTATTGCTGAAGAGAGGGCTCAAGTGAATGAAAGTGATTGAGGAGAGAAAGATAATTCTGTCCTGGTGCAAACTTCTCCCTTAAGTTTTGAAATTCTTTGTTACTTAGCTTACAGAGCCCAATAAGGAGCAGTCTGAGTCACTCAGTCTCATCATTGTGGTAAAAGAGTTTATGGGTCCAGGTTGGACTAGTCTTTTATCTTCCCTGTACATACACCACATTTGGGAGAGGAGATATGGTGGAAAAAtctgggtttttctctttctaacttTTTCCTTCTGTGCTCACAGATCCCCTTAGAGAAGAATGGCTCGTGGAAATGTTTCCTTTGTGACTGAATTCATTCTGGCGGGGCTCACAGACCTTCCAGATCTCCAGCTccccctcttctgtctctttctagTCATGTATGTGGTCACTGTGTTGGGAAATTTGGGATTGATAAATCTAATAGGGCTCAATTCACACCtgcacacccccatgtactttttcctcttcaatttGTCCTTCATAGATCTCTGTTATTCTTCTGTGTTTACACCCAAAATGCTGATTAACTTCACATCAAAGGAGAATATTATCTCCTACAGGGGATGCATGACCCAgctttactttttctgttttttcgcTATTTCTGAAGCTTATGTGCTGACATCAATGGCCTAtgatcgctatgtggccatctgtaacccacTCTTATATAATGTTGCCATGTCGCCTAAAGTGTGTTCCATCCTTATGCTTGGTTCATATTTGATGGCATTTTCAGGTGCCATGGCTCACACTGGATGCATGCTGAGACTGACCTTCTGTGATGCAAACACCATCAACCATTATTTGTGTgacattctccctctgctccagctctCCTGCACCAGCACCTATGTGAATGAGCTGGTGGTTTTCATTGTGTTGAGCATCAATGTGATTGTGCCCACTATTACCATTtttgtctcttatggtttcatCCTATCTGGCATCCTGCACATGAGCTCCACTGAGGGCAGGTCGAAAGCCTTCAGCACGTGCGGCTCCCACATAATTGCTGTTTCTCTATTCTTTGGCTCCTGTGCTTTTATGTATCTTAAACCATCTACTGCTGGTTCTATGGATGAGGGGAAAATCTCTTCTATCTTTTACACCAATACAGTTCCCTTGATGAACCCCTTCATTTACAGCTTCAGAAACAAAGATGTTAAACTTGCCCTTAGGAAAATTTTGAGTAGGAAACAGTTTTAATAGGAAAGAATGTCTCTCTGCTGTTAGTTACATAGcagggaggttttttgtttgtttgtttgtttgttgtgtgtgtgtgtgtgtgtgtgtgtgtgtgtgtttcagcagggagcttttatgtgtttcaggaaaatattttcaggagtagccttctttgcctatttttttctgaacatgGTCAAAGAGATTTGAGTCTTCTGTCTGTAATtactaggtctttttttttttttcatcatttgcacaatgctttcacttttttcctgtttatcaACAGGAATGTAATAtctgagtttaaaatttttttcatttaaacttcaataaattattgaacactacatctgaaactaatgttggctaattgagtctaaattaaaaataaaagtaaataaacaaataaatcttatgTATCTCAGTactaaaaaagaagggaaaaccagaaaaagatgaATAGTCTCTAAATTATTGAATTGAGCAACAACAGAGTTGACACTGTAGCACTGGGCTTGTTCTTAACTGCCACTTGCTATTAGAAGCACAAATCAGATAGTGTGATAGTATGTGTATactcctgtttcttttctctgattggcaataatatatctgtttttttttttcttaatttatttactttagagggagctggggaaagagaggggaggagagaattccaagcagactgtgctgagcatggagaccaatATCAGGACTCagatcaggaccctgaaatcacaatctgagctgaaactatgagttagacacttaaccacctgcaccacctaggtgccccaagaacatATCATTTTAAGTGGCAGAAATAGAAGTTTTAATAAagactattatttttaatctattttgcaTCTGTAATCATTTTACAGGAGGCTTCTTTTGGCagggttggttttatttttagacacTCAAAGTAGTATGTAGCTGatcaacaaaatgtatttactGTATGGATGAGAAAGTGAAGATCAGAGTAATTAATAAttcacccaaagtcacacagctacaCAATGACAAGTTCTAGAGTATCCTCTTAGTCTTCTGATTTCAACTCTACTGCTCTTTATGATATGCTTTgcttctactttattattttgtttcaataaaCAAGGACTATGAGAAAACACTTCTAGTTTGAAGATTGTTTCTACATTGTTCCAGGATGCCACATGAATTTCTCTCATGCTGGGTATtacgtttttattttttgtttaggaaaacaaacaggttttcccttcttttttagtACTGAGATAcataagatttatttgtttatttacttttatttttaatttagactcaattagccaacattagtttcagatgtagtgttcaataatttatcagttgcatatttTACCCAGTCCTCATAaaatcacatgccttccttaatgatTTATGAGATTTAAAATAGGAGTTTTCCCCTTATTCAGATTATATGACTTTATTCAAACAGATAATCAGTAGTGAACATTAGCATCTAtgcaatgaaaatttaaaatcatgGCTTTTGTATTTGGTTTTACTTAAACACCActaaatttaacaatattaatttttttgttaataaaCATATCTAGGTCATTGCTTCATTTCACTCTTTTCCTCTAATTAATTTTGACTTAGACCTGTTGTCAAAATATTAATTGAGATCTCTAAGGCTTGATCTGTATCTacatttagaattctttttttaaaattaatttcctgaGGTATAATAGGTTACAaatacttcatcaaaatgaatggaaaataaaaaaaaaaaaaagaatggaaaattgaacagggaattaaaagaaaataaatagtgaAGTGCCAGCTTCCCTCAGTAAGAAATGAAGAAGCAGATGTGTTGTGTTCCTCCAGGAACCCAACCGGTTTCATGACCATAAATttactctcattttaaaataaaaatgtttaaatagctCTTAAGCAGATTCTTCAGATAGAATATTTTAGATTCAGTCAAATTAAACTTGCATTTTAAGAGATTTACTCATAGTAGCCACATCCCAGCTACCTGGTATGTAAGAAGAAGCAATCCAAAGAGGAGAAAACTCCTACGTGAATATGTTAAATATTGagaatgcaggggcacctgggtagctcagtgggttgagcctctgtctttggcttgggtcccaTTCTTAGGGTCCTGATATAGAGTCCCAcatctgcttggcaaggagcctgcttccccccgccctcctctgcctgcctctcttcctacctgtgatctctctatctaaataaataaaatctttaaacaaaatattgaGAATGCAAAGGTAAATTGGACATGGGTTCTAATTCATTGAGAAGGTGATGTTTAAAGTGAGTActtagaaaaaatcttttttgtctctgacagagacagagagcatgcagGAGTACTagtgtgggagggggaagggcagaaggagagagagaagcagactccccactgagcagggagcctgtcctggtgcttaatcccaggatcctgagatcttgacctgagccaaatatagatgtttaacagactgggCCACCGAAGTGCTGCCCCTGAAAAAGTATCCTTTTAAGGAAGTTTACTGTCCAGTGCAAAAGCTCCTAAGATGATACTTCTGGCATGTTTGAGAATACAGAAAGGACTACTGTATTAAATAGAAGGAATAATAGAGAGAGTTGAAGGAGCTGAGGACAGACATGTAACGAGGGACAAGATCATGGTGGAAATTATTGGTAATTGTGAAAGTTGCACTTTCACTAAGTGAAATGGAGTACTAGATtaaaacataatacataatatatacatacacataaagcATATATACAGTATAGATGTAATATATCACAACTATGACACTACCACCTTGATTTGAGAAACTATTGTCTCTGACTTGCATTGACACAAGACCCTCCTAATTAAATGTCTGCTTCATCCAATGCCTTCTACAGTTTATCTCCTAAAAGCAGCCAGTACaatttttctccccaaaagatACCTTAGGCAAATAAAGAAACCCagtgttctttccttcctttatcaTGAGTTATATTCTAGGCTGTTTAGAAAATCCATGATCTAACAAACATCAGAGGTAAAAGGTGTTTTCCTTTAAGTGGGTCATTGGTAAGACAGTCATACCCAAGTAAATTAAACTTCCCATTACTGCAGTTCTCTTACAAAAACTCCTAACACTGTAGGATTTGCTAGGGCACATTTCTGAGTCCTGTTTTTCAGAAATGTAGTTGTTCATTGCCTTTCCTTATAGGGTTTCcattcttttgatttgtttttaatacatcATAACTTCTAGTTGAAGCTTTCTTATTTATAATCAGACCTTCTTCACATGGGAAGGCACAAGGATGCCCCTGAAGGGAGTCCAGTGTCTCCTTTTTAGTATAATAAGCAGttatggagtttttttgtttttgttttttaaagattttatttgtcagagagagagagcacaagcagtggggtggcaggcagagggcaaagcaagcccctcgctgagcaaggaacctgatgcaggactcaatcccaggaccctgagccaaagacagatgcttaactgattgagtcacctaGGGGCTCTGTGTTGCAGAATTTCTTAGCAAGAATTTAAACCtcaatttatataattaataattttctgtTTACCTTAGATCCCTTTCCAAAATTCTGCATAATGAAATTTCCCTTCTCTTACCTAATTTGGTTAGTCTAGCAGTTTCAAAGATTATACAATATATTGGGAAGATTCTAAATAAGGGACAGAAAACTAAGAAGACACTTCAAGGaaacctaaaattaaaatttcaaaaggtaTAATCCTAATGATGATCCATCAGATACTTAGTGCCTGGCAATCTGTTCCATCTCTCTTTTAGGAGTTACCGtgaaaaagaagttacaaatacacacacacacacacacacacacacggtagcATGAGTTGTAGTTTTCTGCTTGGAGGCACTCTTTTTTTATGCAGTTTGAAACATTCagtgtctgattcttttttactAAAAGGACCCTCGCATGTTACAAAACGATGTTCCTCCTCTCTTCACCACATACATATAAGTagtgtatgtgtaaatatatacttatatgagTTTATCTGCACACAAACACAACTACACACAAATAATTTATAACATGATTTGACTATCTTGAGGCAATTGGGTTGATTTAAAGCTTAAAACAgtgaatttactttaaaaaataacaattatattctatattgaaactgaaaaacaatcctggcctgcctttggctctggtcatggtcccggggtcctgggatggagccctgcatcagcctctctgctcagcagggagcctgcttcttcctctctctctgtctgcctctctgcctacttgtgatttctatctgtcaaataaataaataaataaataaataaaatcttaaaaaacaaacaaacacaatccCTGTTCTAAATACCTTTTACAAACTCTTTGTAGGTGGCAGATTGTGTTGATGCTCTATCCAATAGGTATTACTCCTCCAAATATTCTTAATGAcagaaacttcattttctttgataGAGGCTGAAAATGGGAGATTCTcatttttgtcagttttcctTGCAGCTGTGTTGGCCATGTGGCATAGCCATATGACTGCAAAGCCATTGAGGACATAATCTATTGGCATCTGGAGATGATTTACTTCATACTACAAGGAGATAATGTGAAAGAATTCTTTTGCCTTGTTCCTCGCTTTCTTCTTTGGATATATTGGTGTTTAGATGTCATTCTTGGAGCTATGGTGACTGTTCCGTGACCATGAGATACCAAGCCTGAGAAGGAAGGCCAACAAATGAGCATGGGGAAATGGAAGAGACCGAATTCTTGATGAGAATGATTAGTTGCTGAACCAAATCTAGAATGATCAAGTTTTAAGCTAGGTGAGAGAAACAAGCTCTTGttaaaaatgggtttttaattgagcattttgtAACTTGAAGCTAGAAACTTTCTAACTAGTAACGTAGGTAGAAGGTTACCTTCCCaggatattaaataaaaaatatgttacttaaataaatgaCCATCGTTGTGAAATTCTTATTCCCTTTCGGAAAACATTGAGGAGAGAAACTGTAATTTATCATGAGGAGATAGTAAGTTTGTGCagatttaaacttaaattttaactATTATCTTTGGTTTCCCTGGACTATGATCTTTGTTTACTATACCCTATGgttttagaaatataaacattctccaatatttttttattttatttgtggaaATGCCAGAAGTTTGTATAACACTTAATGTGTGCAAAATACATAATCAAAATAGTTCTTTCAAGTCTTCCTACTAAGTAGAATTCTGactcaatttcttctttaattttatccaagaattaaacataattttgagACTTACACTTTTATTACAAAATACTGATTGCCGAATAGGTAATGGAAAACCACTGAAAGTTCTTAAACTAAGGAGGGACAGAGTTTTGCTTTCAAAGATTATTCTAGCAGCAGTGCACATGGCTGAATAAGAGGGACTATGTGGGAAAATGCTAGAATAGTAAGAGGTACTACAGTCTAGCCGTACAGTTCAGTTAAACTCAAAGAGCCTGTGTGGTGGCTGAGGGACAAGGATAGAAGTCACTATGGTCATAGGCATTGTTTCTTGGAAGGTAAGAAATGTGGAA of Mustela nigripes isolate SB6536 chromosome 1, MUSNIG.SB6536, whole genome shotgun sequence contains these proteins:
- the LOC132012409 gene encoding olfactory receptor 8B3-like, giving the protein MARGNVSFVTEFILAGLTDLPDLQLPLFCLFLVMYVVTVLGNLGLINLIGLNSHLHTPMYFFLFNLSFIDLCYSSVFTPKMLINFTSKENIISYRGCMTQLYFFCFFAISEAYVLTSMAYDRYVAICNPLLYNVAMSPKVCSILMLGSYLMAFSGAMAHTGCMLRLTFCDANTINHYLCDILPLLQLSCTSTYVNELVVFIVLSINVIVPTITIFVSYGFILSGILHMSSTEGRSKAFSTCGSHIIAVSLFFGSCAFMYLKPSTAGSMDEGKISSIFYTNTVPLMNPFIYSFRNKDVKLALRKILSRKQF